GTGCTTGAAAGCACTTGATTTTACTTTTAATGCTTGGGGAAATAAATTTCAAAGTCAGCTTGATAATGCGGTAAATTCTAAACTTTTTAAAGAAAAATTTAAAGAAGAGCTTAAGAAAATTGATTTGATTTTAGAAGGTGGAAGTATAGATTTTAATGGCGAAGGGGTGATGCTTACAAGCTCTCATTGTTTATTGAATGAAAACAGAAATTCTCATTTAAATAAAACACAAATTGATGAAAAATTGAAAGAAATCTTTGGTTTAAAGCAAATCATTTGGCTTGAAAATGGTTTTATAAAAGGTGATGATACTGATCATCATATTGATACTTTAGCAAGATTTATCACGCCAAATACCATAGCACACTGTATTTGCGAAGACGAAAAAGATGAGCATTATTTGCCTTTGCAAGAGATGAAAAAAGAGCTTGAAGAAACAGGTTTTAATTTAGTTGAACTTCCTTTACCAAAACCTTTGTATTATGAAAATCGCAGACTTGGAGCTACCTATGCAAATTTTGTTTTTATCAATAATGCCTTAATTGTGCCAACTTATAATGATGAAAAGGATAAAATTATTATACAAAGACTTAGCAAAGCCTTGCCAAATCGTAAAATCATAGGAGTTGATGCGAGAGTATTTTTACGCCAAAACGGCTCTTTGCACTGCTCTTGTCAAAATCGTTTTAAAGGACCAAGATGAGCTTGCAAAAAAATGCAACTATTATCGCAAGTGTTTGTGCGATTATTTTAGCTTGTGTGAAATTTATTGTGGGTTTAACAAGTGGTTCTGTAGCGGTGCTTTCTAGTGCAATTGATTCTTTAATGGACTTTGCTATTTCTGCTTTTAATTTCTTGGCTCTTAAAAAAAGTTCTCAAAAGGCAAATGAAAATTATAATTTTGGTTTTTCTAAAATAGAGGCCTTAATGGGCTTATTAGAGGGTGTTTTTATTGTTGGTGTGGGCATTTTTATCTTTTATGAAAGTATTTTAAAAATTTATTACAAAGAGCAAATTTCTGATTTAAATTCGAGTATTTATGTGATGGTTTTTGCTTTGGGGGTAACTTTTTTTCTTGTATTGTTTTTAAATTATGTAGCCAAAAAAACCAAAAGTTTAATTGTAGAAAGTGATGCTTTGCACTATAAGACAGATTTTTTAACTAATGCTTGCACCTTGGTGGCTTTGGTTTTAATTTATTTTACAAATTTACATATTATTGATGCAATTTTTGGAATTATTGTAAGCCTTTACACTGCATTTTCTGCTTTTAAAATTATTAAAAAAGCTTTAGCTTTTTTAATGGATGAAGCATTACCAAAAGAGCAAGTTGATGAAATTTGCGCTTTAATTTCTAAAAATTCAGAAGTTATTTCTTATCATGAATTAAAAACACGCAAAACTCCAAGTTGTAATTATTTAAGTGTTCATTTGGTGTTTTGTCCTATAATCTCGCTTTTGAATGCACATAAAATTTCAGATGAAATAGAAGAGAATATCCGTGCAATATTTAAAGATGAAAAATGGGACATACAAATCCATTTAGATCCTTATGATGATGAAGAAGAAGAAAGGCAAAGACAATGAAAATCGCTTTAATACAACAAAAATTTCATTCTACCAAAGAAAAAACCATAAAAAAAACTTGTGAATTTATAGAACAAGCAGCTAAGCAAGGAGCAGAGCTTGTTTGCTTAGGTGAGCTTCATCAGAGTGAGTATTTTTGCCAAAGTGAAAATGTGGATTTTTTTGATTTGGCAAATGATTATGAAAAAGATGTGGAATTTTGGGCGAATGTAGCTAAAAAAAATGGTGTGGTTTTGCTTACTTCACTTTTTGAAAAAAGAAGTGCAGGACTTTATCATAACACTGCTGTGGTATTTGAAAAAGATGGTACTATTGCGGGAAAATACCGCAAAATGCACATACCTGATGACCCTTGCTTTTATGAGAAATTTTATTTTACGCAGGGTGATTTGGGCTTTGAGCCAATCAATACAAGTTTAGGTAAGCTTGGTATACTCATTTGCTGGGATCAATGGTATCCTGAAGCAGCAAGACTTATGGCTTTAAAAGGAGCTGAAATTCTTATCTATCCTACAGCTATTGGTTGGTTTGATAAAGATGAGAATGATGAAAAGCAAAGACAACTCAATGCTTGGCTAGGAGTTCAAAAAGGCCATGCTATAGCGAATGGCCTGTATGTAGTGGCCGTAAATAGGGTGGGTTTTGAAAAGGACAAAAGCGGCGTAGAAGAAGGTATTAGATTTTGGGGAAATTCTTTTGTTTTTGGACCACAAGGAGAAGAAATTTGTGTTTTGGATAGTGAAAATGAATGCGTAAAAATCATAGAAATCGATCAAAAAAGAAGCGAAAAAGTGCGTCGTTGGTGGCCATTTTTACGCGATAGGCGTATAGAATATTTTGGTGAACTAGCTAAGCGTTATATCGATTAAGCTTTTTAGAATCATTGTGTTTAAAGTGCTTTTTAAGTTTAAAATTAATAAACTTCAAATTAATTTTTTGTAATTAAAATATTTAAAATTAAAGGTTTATTAATGAAAAAGAAATCGATAAAAAAGACTTGTTTGATATCTGCTATCACAGCAAGTATTTTAAGTCCTATTTATGCTTTTGAAATTGATGTAACAAGAGTAAATTCATCTGCTCAATCAGGGGGGGGGGAGTTAACTTTATATAAAAAAAGACTTGCTGATGCAAATGGACCATTTGTAGAAATTGATATTAAAAATGGGAATGCTACCGAAAGTGCATTTTGTAAAACGGGCAATGATTGTGTTATACAAAATGATTCTCCAATAGATATGACTAATAAAAACTTGACTTACAAAGGTTCTAATGGTTCACTGACAATTAATACAAGTCTTGATTTTCAAATAGATACCCATTTTGATTATACAACATTAAAAAATTACCACTCTGTGCTAAATAACCAAGGAACGCTAACTAGCATCAATATTTCTGAGGGAATTGAAATCAATCATAAAGCAAATCCAACTAATATAGGAAGTATGCATACAACAGCGCTCATTGTAAATGGTAGTTATAATAACGATCCTAATAGTATTGGAACAATTCATAGCATTAATAACTATGGAACAATTAATGCAATAACAGCTGTACCTATCATACATAACGGTAAAGGCAGTAAAATAGATTCTTTTATTAATTATGGAACAATAAACTCTAGTCCAACTGCAGGAATTGATTGGGCTGGAGCTGCTATTAGGAATGAACAAGGAACTATTGGGTATATAGAAAATAAAGGATATATTAAGAATATATATGGAGATGATAGAACCTCTACATCTATGTCTGCTATTATTGAAAACTCAGGAAGGATAGAAACAATTGTAAATTCAGGTATAATTGAGACAGAGATTACTTTATATTCTGCAAATGGATATGGCGGTTCTGGTTTAGGGGAGGTTATTAATACATCAACAGGTAAAGTTTATGCAGGAAGAGAAGATAATTGTGCCGGCTATGAATTTATCAGAAATCAAACAGGAGCAAACATTAGTTTAATTCAAAATGATGGATTTATGGAGCTTAAAAATTTAGCTTTTATATCAACAAATGCCCCGCTTAAGCAGTTTATTAACAACGGAACGATTAATTTTATACTCAACTCTAAATTTGAAGAGAGTATTACAAATGATGCATTATTTTCAATTTACTCAACAACAGAAGATAAAACTAATCTTATAGCAAATACTGGAACTATAAGTGTAAATAATAAAGATTATAAACCAGTAGATGGTTTTTCTATATTCTCTTTAAGTGAAGTTGAATCTTTTGTAAATGGCGTTAATGGTGTAATTGAGCTTGATTATGGTGCTGCGTTATATGCAAATAATGTAGATAGTATAACAAATGAGGGTGTGCTTCATACAAAAGAAGGCTCTGCAGTATCAGTAAAAAATATTGGCGAATTAGTTAACACAGGCACCATTAAATCAGACAATGGCTATGCAATCACTGTTGCAGCTGGAGCAAACATTGATAATCAAGGAGTATTGCAAGGCAGTATTGTGGCTTTACACTTACACGGTGATGGATCTTCAAGCACTACACCTTTTACAACAGAATTTAGCAACACAGGAGAATTAAAATTCAGTGCAGATAAAAATACAGGAGAAGGAGCTCATTTAGGTATAGCAAGTTATGGTACCCTAAATGTCAATAAATATAAACTAAGTATCACTCAAAGTGCTGAAGATTTTAATAATGCAAATAACAATAACTATAACATAGATAATAATAAATTAAATGATTTAGATAATACAGATAAACAATCTCACATCATAGTCCTAGGTCCTGATGCTGCAGGCGGACACCCTGATGCAGGCTGGAGTAGCATTAATTTTAAAGAAGGCAGTGTGTTTTTAGATATGGACTCCATGATTAAACAAGAAAGTTCTTTTAGACTTAATACTGTATATGATAGTAATTCTTTAGTCTTAGCCAATCAAAAAGATAACACCACAAATAACTTTGGAAAACTAGAAGCCGTAGGCGGAGAAGTGAATAATGGCAAAGGAATAGGCAGTGTGGATTTTATCTATCTTGATAATAATATCTATAAAGCAGAATATATCAAAGGAGATAATACAGCAAGCGCAGACTTAGAAAGTGATTATAATGCTAAATTTAAAATCACAGCCGATACTTTAAATTCTAAAAGCTATGTTGCAGCTCAAGCTAGCACCTTAAGTCATATCAGAAGAAATTATATGATAGCTAATGTCATAGATGAAGAGATAAAGAATTTCAATCAAGATTATAAAAGTTTCATAAAAACTTATTATGTAGATGATAATTATGATTTAGCAAATAACAATGGCTCTTTAAAGGGTGATGGCTATGGTTTAATCCTTGGTTTAAATAAAAGAATAACAGAAGATAAAATCCTAGGTTTTTATATGGGTTATGAAGATTTGTCTTTGGATAATACAATGAATCGCTTAAATATAAAAGATAAAGCCTTTTATGGTGGAGTGAATTATTATTTATCTTTAATGCAAGGAGAAGATGGAGATTTGTTTGCTAAAACACAAGCAAGACTTTCTTATACAGATTCAAAAATGCAAAGAACTTTAATCAGCTCGCAAGATAATAGCAATTATGACACTTTAAGCTATGGTGTGGCTTTTAGTTTAGGTTATGAGAAAAAAATTAATAATTTTATCCTTACTCCAAAAATGAGTTTAGCTTATGATAGATTAAATATTGATTCTTTCACCCTAGGTAATGAAAGGTATTCTAAAAACAATATCAATCTTTATACACTATCTCCTGCTCTTGAAGCCAGATATGACTTTAATGATAAAATGTATATTGCTGCAAATTTAGGAGTCAATATTAATTTAGATGATACTTATAATTCTGATTTTATGATTGAAAACATAAGATATAGCGATAGCTATGTTTTAGATGATTTTTATTATTTTAACAAGATTGATTTGGGTCTTAGACTTAGCAATAATACCGATATAGCTTTAGGCTATAATGGCATTTATTCAAATAGACTCACCTCTCATTCTGCTATGTTTAATATGAGATGGTGGTTTTAAATAGAAAAATGATAAAACACTCCTTATTTTAAGGAGTGTTTGTAATTCATTTGTGTTTAATGCTTAAATGGTTTTATGGGAAAATATTGTTTTTACTCCACTAAAATTGGATTTTATTTTCAAATATCTTTTTATAATCTTTCTTGCTTTTGCTTTTGAATTTTTCGCTTCAATCTACTGTTTTTCATCATTATTTTCTTTTTTTTAAATAATCAACCTTCTTCAAATCATTGTTTGCATTTTTTTAAATTTTCTTCATTTCAATTTCCATCTTTCAAAAATTCAAATCATTTCTTTATTTAAAACCCTTCCAAATTCTTATTTTATTTTTATATATTTTAATAATAATTTAAGCAAAACTAGCTATACTTTCATTTCCTTTTCTAAAAAAGGACCTAAACAAAGTAATTAAAAGCCTTTTTACTTTTATTTATGTTGAGTTTTTGTATTGTTCTTTAAAATTAATATTGTTGTTTCAAATCTTATAGTCAATCTTTGAAATCTAAATAAGTGATCGATTGAGCCAGAAAGATTTATTTTAAATCTTAATCAATTATAAAACTTTTTCTTTGAAGAAAAAGATTAAACTATCTATAAGAGCGATAAGGTTTATCTCTTTAATAATAATCTAATATCTATTTATTAGGTTTGGCAGGGTAAGCCTTTAGCTTGCTTCTTAGTTAAGGCTTTGCCTTAACGCTAAAGAATGTTTATTATGGAGAGTTTGATCCTGGCTCAGAGTGAACGCTGGCGGCGTGCCTAATACATGCAAGTCGAACGATGAAGCTTTTAGCTTGCTAGAAGTGGATTAGTGGCGCACGGGTGAGTAAGGTATAGTTAATCTGCCCTACACAAGAGGACAACAGTTGGAAACGACTGCTAATACTCTATACTCCTGCTTAACACAAGTTGAGTAGGGAAAGTTTTTTCGGTGTAGGATGAGACTATATAGTATCAGCTAGTTGGTGAGGTAATGGCTCACCAAGGCTATGACGCTTAACTGGTCTGAGAGGATGATCAGTCACACTGGAACTGAGACACGGTCCAGACTCCTACGGGAGGCAGCAGTAGGGAATATTGCGCAATGGGCGAAAGCCTGACGCAGCAACGCCGCGTGGAGGATGACACTTTTCGGAGCGTAAACTCCTTTTCTTAGGGAAGAATTCTGACGGTACCTAAGGAATAAGCACCGGCTAACTCCGTGCCAGCAGCCGCGGTAATACGGAGGGTGCAAGCGTTACTCGGAATCACTGGGCGTAAAGGGCGCGTAGGCGGATTATCAAGTCTCTTGTGAAATCTAATGGCTTAACCATTAAACTGCTTGGGAAACTGATAGTCTAGAGTGAGGGAGAGGCAGATGGAATTGGTGGTGTAGGGGTAAAATCCGTAGATATCACCAAGAATACCCATTGCGAAGGCGATCTGCTGGAACTCAACTGACGCTAAGGCGCGAAAGCGTGGGGAGCAAACAGGATTAGATACCCTGGTAGTCCACGCCCTAAACGATGTACACTAGTTGTTGGGGTGCTAGTCATCTCAGTAATGCAGCTAACGCATTAAGTGTACCGCCTGGGGAGTACGGTCGCAAGATTAAAACTCAAAGGAATAGACGGGGACCCGCACAAGCGGTGGAGCATGTGGTTTAATTCGAAGATACGCGAAGAACCTTACCTGGGCTTGATATCCTAAGAACCTTATAGAGATATGAGGGTGCTAGCTTGCTAGAACTTAGAGACAGGTGCTGCACGGCTGTCGTCAGCTCGTGTCGTGAGATGTTGGGTTAAGTCCCGCAACGAGCGCAACCCACGTATTTAGTTGCTAACGGTTCGGCCGAGCACTCTAAATAGACTGCCTTCGTAAGGAGGAGGAAGGTGTGGACGACGTCAAGTCATCATGGCCCTTATGCCCAGGGCGACACACGTGCTACAATGGCATATACAATGAGACGCAATACCGCGAGGTGGAGCAAATCTATAAAATATGTCCCAGTTCGGATTGTTCTCTGCAACTCGAGAGCATGAAGCCGGAATCGCTAGTAATCGTAGATCAGCCATGCTACGGTGAATACGTTCCCGGGTCTTGTACTCACCGCCCGTCACACCATGGGAGTTGATTTCACTCGAAGCCGGAATACTAAACTAGTTACCGTCCACAGTGGAATCAGCGACTGGGGTGAAGTCGTAACAAGGTAACCGTAGGAGAACCTGCGGTTGGATCACCTCCTTTCTAGAGTACAAAGTAATAAGTCTCACAACTATTACTTCAATATAGACTCAATCATCCTTGTTTAGATTTCAAAGATTGATGAAAAAGCTAATTGTTTATGGGGAATTAGCTCAGCTGGGAGAGCGCCTGCTTTGCACGCAGGAGGTCAGCGGTTCGATCCCGCTATTCTCCACCATAAAAGGGCCTATAGCTCAGCTGGTTAGAGTGCACCCCTGATAAGGGTGAGGTCACAAGTTCAAGTCTTGTTAGGCCCACCATAGTAATCAATCTTAGAAGAATGAATAAGATTTGAAGTAAAGCTTTAAAATCTAAAGTAAGTATATGATTTATTTTATATACTTCCTTTAGGTTTTAAGCCTAAAAGTTCTTTATAATTATTATTGTTAAGAGTCACAAGCAAGTTTTAATAAAAACAATTTTACAGGACTTGTTAAAGGATGAAACTCAACTATCTTTTCTTTAGTAATAAAACTAGAGACAAGTTTCAAACTCACAGCTTATTTAGATATTAATTATATTAGTATTTATAAGTGTTTGAATGCTTTCCGTCTTAAGATAGCAAAGTCTTATCATAAAAACTTTAACAAGGAAGTGATGCGTTTTAGAATCAATAAAAAGGTAAAAAAGGTAAGCTACTAAGAGCGAATGGTGGATGCCTTGACTGGTAAAGGCGATGAAGGACGTACTAGACTGCGATAAGCTACGGGGAGCTGTCAAGAAGCTTTGATCCGTAGATTTCCGAATGGGGCAACCCAATGTATAGAGATATACATTACCTAATAAGGAGCGAACGAGGGGAATTGAAACATCTTAGTACCCTCAGGAAAAGAAATCAATAGAGATTGCGTCAGTAGCGGCGAGCGAAAGCGCAAGAGGGCAAACCCAGTGCTTGCACTGGGGGTTGTAGGACTGCAATGTGCAAGAGGTGAGTTTAGCAGAACATTCTGGAAAGTATAGCCATAGAGGGTGATAGTCCCGTATGCGAAAAACAAACCTTAGCTAGCAGTATCCTGAGTAGGGCGGGACACGAGAAATCCTGTCTGAAGCTGGGTCGACCACGATCCAACCCTAAATACTAATACCAGATCGATAGTGCACAAGTACCGTGAGGGAAAGGTGAAAAGAACTGAGGTGATCAGAGTGAAATAGAACCTGAAACCATTTGCTTACAATCATTCAGAGCCCTATGTAGCAATACAGGGTGATGGACTGCCTTTTGCATAATGAGCCTGCGAGTTGTGGTGTCTGGCGAGGTTAAGCACACGCGAAGCCGTAGCGAAAGCGAGTCTGAATAGGGCGCTTAGTCAGATGCTGCAGACCCGAAACGAAGTGATCTATCCATGAGCAAGTTGAAGCTAGTGTAAGAACTAGTGGAGGACTGAACCCATAGGCGTTGAAAAGCCCCGGGATGACTTGTGGATAGGGGTGAAAGGCCAATCAAACTTCGTGATAGCTGGTTCTCTCCGAAATATATTTAGGTATAGCGTTGTGTCGTAATATAAGGGGGTAGAGCACTGAATGGGCTAGGGCATACACCAATGTACCAAACCCTATCAAACTCCGAATACCTTATATGTAATCACAGCAGTCAGGCGGCGAGTGATAAAATCCGTCGTCAAGAGGGAAACAACCCAGACTACCAGCTAAGGTCCCTAAATCTTACTTAAGTGGAAAACGATGTGAAGTTACTTAAACAACCAGGAGGTTGGCTTAGAAGCAGCCATCCTTTAAAGAAAGCGTAATAGCTCACTGGTCTAGTGATTTTGCGCGGAAAATATAACGGGGCTAAAGTAAGTACCGAAGCTGTAGGCTTGACTTTGTCAAGCGGTAGGAGAGCGTTCTATTTGCGTCGAAGGTATACCGGTAAGGAGTGCTGGAGCGAATAGAAGTGAGCATGCAGGCATGAGTAGCGATAATTAATGTGAGAATCATTAACGCCGTAAACCCAAGGTTTCCTACGCGATGCTCGTCATCGTAGGGTTAGTCGGGTCCTAAGTCGAGTCCGAAAGGGGTAGACGATGGCAAATTGGTTAATATTCCAATACCAACATTAGTGTGCGATGGAAGGACGCTTAGGGCTAAGCATTGCTAGCGGATGGAAGTGCTAGTCGAAAGTTGTAGGTGCTTATACAGGAAAATCCGTGTAAGAATACACCGAGAACCTATAGGCTTTTTGAAGTCTTCGGATGGATAAGAGTAATGCTGATGCCGTCGAGCCAAGAAAAGTTTCTAAGTTTAGCTAATGTTGCCCGTACCGTAAACCGACACAGGTGGGTGGGATGAGTATTCTAAGGCGCGTGGAAGAACTCTCTTTAAGGAACTCTGCAAAATAGCACCGTATCTTCGGTATAAGGTGTGGTTCGCTTCGTATTAGGATTTACTCCGAAAGCGAAGAAACTTACAACAAAGAGTCCCTCCCGACTGTTTACCAAAAACACAGCACTCTGCTAACTCGTAAGAGGATGTATAGGGTGTGACGCCTGCCCGGTGCTCGAAGGTTAATTGATGGGGTTAGCATTAGCGAAGCTCTTGATCGAAGCCCGAGTAAACGGCGGCCGTAACTATAACGGTCCTAAGGTAGCGAAATTCCTTGTCGGTTAAATACCGACCTGCATGAATGGCGTAACGAGATGGGAGCTGTCTCAAAGAGGGATCCAGTGAAATTGTAGTGGAGGTGAAAATTCCTCCTACCCGCGGCAAGACGGAAAGACCCCGTGGACCTTTACTACAGCTTGACACTGCTATCTGGATAAGAATGTGCAGGATAGGTGGGAGGCTTTGAGTATATGACGCCAGTTGTATATGAGCCATTGTTGAGATACCACTCTTTCTTATTTGGGTAGCTAACCAGCTTGAGTTATCCTCAAGTGGGACAATGTCTGGTGGGTAGTTTGACTGGGGCGGTCGCCTCCCAAATAATAACGGAGGCTTACAAAGGTTGGCTCAGAACGGTTGGAAATCGTTCGTAGAGTATAAAGGTATAAGCCAGCTTAACTGCAAGACATACAAGTCAAGCAGAGACGAAAGTCGGTCTTAGTGATCCGGTGGTTCTGTGTGGAAGGGCCATCGCTCAAAGGATAAAAGGTACCCCGGGGATAACAGGCTGATCTCCCCCAAGAGCTCACATCGACGGGGAGGTTTGGCACCTCGATGTCGGCTCATCGCATCCTGGGGCTGGAGCAGGTCCCAAGGGTATGGCTGTTCGCCATTTAAAGCGGTACGCGAGCTGGGTTCAGAACGTCGTGAGACAGTTCGGTCCCTATCTGCCGTGGGCGTAAGAAGATTGAAGAGATTTGACCCTAGTACGAGAGGACCGGGTTGAACAAACCACTGGTGTAGCTGTTGTTCTGCCAAGAGCATCGCAGCGTAGCTAAGTTTGGAAAGGATAAACGCTGAAAGCATCTAAGCGTGAAGCCAACTCTAAGATGAATCTTCTCTAAGCTCTCTAGAAGACTACTAGTTTGATAGGCTGGGTGTGTAATGGATGAAAGTCCTTTAGCTGACCAGTACTAATAGAGCGTTTGGCTTATCTTTAATAAAGCATCACTTCCTTGTTAAGGTTTTTAGTAAAGCTTTGAATAACAATAATCATTCAAAGTGATATGGAAATCTTGCAAGTAGGGTTTATATTAGAACTTGCTCTTAACATTGTTTTTTAAGTATTCTAAGACTAAAGGCTTATCGAGAAGAAAGATAAGATTTAAAAAGTAAAAGAAGAAAGAATAAACAAGATAAATAAAAAAATAAAAGCTTTATTCTTAAGTTAAATCCTTCAAAGAATATTTAAATAACAATGTCCGTGATTATACAGATGTGGAAACGCCTTGCTCCATCCCGAACCAAGAAGCTAAGCACATCGTGGGTGATGATACTACGCCT
This genomic interval from Campylobacter sp. CCS1377 contains the following:
- a CDS encoding agmatine deiminase family protein — protein: MIKSIPEWSEQEYLMLSLPHEKSDWKPYLDEILQGYKEFIKAVSEFQKVLLIAPKKSDFAPFENIPNVEFFVCDTNDTWIRDFGAIDILENGCLKALDFTFNAWGNKFQSQLDNAVNSKLFKEKFKEELKKIDLILEGGSIDFNGEGVMLTSSHCLLNENRNSHLNKTQIDEKLKEIFGLKQIIWLENGFIKGDDTDHHIDTLARFITPNTIAHCICEDEKDEHYLPLQEMKKELEETGFNLVELPLPKPLYYENRRLGATYANFVFINNALIVPTYNDEKDKIIIQRLSKALPNRKIIGVDARVFLRQNGSLHCSCQNRFKGPR
- a CDS encoding cation diffusion facilitator family transporter, with amino-acid sequence MSLQKNATIIASVCAIILACVKFIVGLTSGSVAVLSSAIDSLMDFAISAFNFLALKKSSQKANENYNFGFSKIEALMGLLEGVFIVGVGIFIFYESILKIYYKEQISDLNSSIYVMVFALGVTFFLVLFLNYVAKKTKSLIVESDALHYKTDFLTNACTLVALVLIYFTNLHIIDAIFGIIVSLYTAFSAFKIIKKALAFLMDEALPKEQVDEICALISKNSEVISYHELKTRKTPSCNYLSVHLVFCPIISLLNAHKISDEIEENIRAIFKDEKWDIQIHLDPYDDEEEERQRQ
- a CDS encoding N-carbamoylputrescine amidohydrolase, which encodes MKIALIQQKFHSTKEKTIKKTCEFIEQAAKQGAELVCLGELHQSEYFCQSENVDFFDLANDYEKDVEFWANVAKKNGVVLLTSLFEKRSAGLYHNTAVVFEKDGTIAGKYRKMHIPDDPCFYEKFYFTQGDLGFEPINTSLGKLGILICWDQWYPEAARLMALKGAEILIYPTAIGWFDKDENDEKQRQLNAWLGVQKGHAIANGLYVVAVNRVGFEKDKSGVEEGIRFWGNSFVFGPQGEEICVLDSENECVKIIEIDQKRSEKVRRWWPFLRDRRIEYFGELAKRYID
- a CDS encoding autotransporter outer membrane beta-barrel domain-containing protein, with amino-acid sequence MKKKSIKKTCLISAITASILSPIYAFEIDVTRVNSSAQSGGGELTLYKKRLADANGPFVEIDIKNGNATESAFCKTGNDCVIQNDSPIDMTNKNLTYKGSNGSLTINTSLDFQIDTHFDYTTLKNYHSVLNNQGTLTSINISEGIEINHKANPTNIGSMHTTALIVNGSYNNDPNSIGTIHSINNYGTINAITAVPIIHNGKGSKIDSFINYGTINSSPTAGIDWAGAAIRNEQGTIGYIENKGYIKNIYGDDRTSTSMSAIIENSGRIETIVNSGIIETEITLYSANGYGGSGLGEVINTSTGKVYAGREDNCAGYEFIRNQTGANISLIQNDGFMELKNLAFISTNAPLKQFINNGTINFILNSKFEESITNDALFSIYSTTEDKTNLIANTGTISVNNKDYKPVDGFSIFSLSEVESFVNGVNGVIELDYGAALYANNVDSITNEGVLHTKEGSAVSVKNIGELVNTGTIKSDNGYAITVAAGANIDNQGVLQGSIVALHLHGDGSSSTTPFTTEFSNTGELKFSADKNTGEGAHLGIASYGTLNVNKYKLSITQSAEDFNNANNNNYNIDNNKLNDLDNTDKQSHIIVLGPDAAGGHPDAGWSSINFKEGSVFLDMDSMIKQESSFRLNTVYDSNSLVLANQKDNTTNNFGKLEAVGGEVNNGKGIGSVDFIYLDNNIYKAEYIKGDNTASADLESDYNAKFKITADTLNSKSYVAAQASTLSHIRRNYMIANVIDEEIKNFNQDYKSFIKTYYVDDNYDLANNNGSLKGDGYGLILGLNKRITEDKILGFYMGYEDLSLDNTMNRLNIKDKAFYGGVNYYLSLMQGEDGDLFAKTQARLSYTDSKMQRTLISSQDNSNYDTLSYGVAFSLGYEKKINNFILTPKMSLAYDRLNIDSFTLGNERYSKNNINLYTLSPALEARYDFNDKMYIAANLGVNINLDDTYNSDFMIENIRYSDSYVLDDFYYFNKIDLGLRLSNNTDIALGYNGIYSNRLTSHSAMFNMRWWF